The Pseudanabaena sp. BC1403 genome has a window encoding:
- a CDS encoding peroxiredoxin: MSVEVGQKAPDFTLPSDRGDITLSRYEGKTNVVLAFYPGDFSPLCTNEMQCFADDWTKFRESGAEILGISTDPIEKHIAFSKKLGLQFPLLSDRNQDVCKKYGVASLFGSKRAYCIIDIHGIIRYKHIEFLPVFKREDSELLVVLRSLKP; the protein is encoded by the coding sequence ATGTCTGTCGAAGTTGGTCAAAAAGCTCCAGATTTTACTTTGCCTAGCGATCGCGGTGATATTACGCTCAGTCGCTACGAAGGTAAAACAAACGTCGTACTAGCATTTTACCCAGGGGATTTTTCGCCTCTTTGTACTAATGAAATGCAGTGCTTTGCAGATGATTGGACAAAGTTTCGTGAATCAGGAGCGGAGATATTAGGTATTAGTACTGACCCAATCGAAAAACATATTGCTTTCTCCAAAAAGTTGGGCTTACAGTTTCCCTTGCTCAGCGATCGCAACCAAGATGTTTGCAAAAAATATGGGGTTGCTAGTTTGTTTGGGAGTAAACGCGCCTACTGCATCATCGATATTCACGGAATCATTCGTTACAAGCATATTGAATTTTTGCCAGTCTTTAAGCGTGAAGATAGCGAGCTATTGGTCGTATTACGGAGCCTAAAACCTTAA